CTCCGCCAGCTCGACCTTTAACCTGTTGGCAATAATAGATCTTGCCTGCTGACCAACCTCGAATTCACGCGGATAGAGGCGTTTTATCTCCCAAAGTAAAACGTTCTTTAATGCCAGCCCCTGCTTTTGCCGCTCAATGGCAAAATGACAATGGTCGGCCAGGGTAATAAACAGCGTGTCATGCAGCTTCCCCAGCCGTTCAGTTGCCAGGCTGATAATTAAATCGCAAGCCGCCATTACCTCCAGCGGGAGCTGACTAATTAACTCTCCCAGATGGTCAATTAACCCATCTCCGCGCTGGGTAAATACCTTCTCAATCCTTCCGCACTCCAGCAATTCTCCAGCCCGTTTATTAAAAGCCAGCCCCCGCCCCATAACCACTTGCTCGCGTCCCTGGTCATCAATTACCACCGCCACATTATTATTGAGTATTTTGGCGATCTTCATCTCAGCCCCAAATTCTGTAAACCAGCCATAGGTGATGGAAAACCATTAATTGTCTCCTGTCATATTGCGGGACTTACTGGCCCTGACTCCTACTCGTTTCATAGCAACCTCCATGCTGACAAACGCAATATCACTGCTGAAAAAACCGTGTGCCGCAATTAAAAAGTGACAACCGTTTTTAACTCCGTCACCCATGCATCCTGAGTTCTGGCAATGCCTCCAGGATGATGCCAATACTGAATTCCGGGCTGTAGCTCAAGCCATTTCAATGGCCGGAAGCGGTAATAAAACTCACCGTTGAGCGAGTGACCGGGTACCGGGTGGTAAACCGGTGAGTCATAGTCATAAACGCTATTCATTTTATTGATATAACGCTGATTACGAATGTAATGACGACTCATATCAATCCACGTTAGGCCAAATCCAATCCAGTCACGGGGACGGCTGTCGAACAGCCCGCGATAACGCAACGATGCTGAGAAGATTGAACGTATAGGGTCACTACGCCCATCGCCTATACCCACGCTAAAAGAGGTGCTCATTCCTCTGTCCGGATCTTTCGGGTCACGGTACACCTGCTGATTGAACCCGGAATACATAAACCAGGTGCGATTATGATGCGCATATCCTTTAGGGTCGCTGGCACCAGCCCCCTCCGACCGGCCCTGATAAAGATCCTGCTGCGGTGCGTTGTTAAACAAAACGCCAAGTTCATATATTCCCGGCAGCCCGTTAATGATTGGACGGGCCTCAATTTCCACAGGCAGTAACATGCCCTTACTACCACCTGTCGACCAGCTCCAGGCATGATTACGGCTTGGTGCCTTTGGGTTCTGCTCCATCAATGCGCCTTTTAACGTCACCTCTGGCGTTAGCTTATATTCCAGTGAAGTGCCCCAGGTATGAACGTTCCAGTTGCTCCAGGTTAGCGAATTAGCTGCCTTACCACCGCACTGAGACAGAAGCTGAAAATCACAGGGAATAATGGGATCAAACAGCTGTACTTTATTCATCATCCCAATGCGCCAGGTCAGCCGCCGCTCGTCAAAACTACGCGCAAATGTCAGCCAGCCAAGGCGCACAATAGATTGCCCTCCCCAGCTCTCCTGGGCGATATCATTAATCCCGACCCGCGGATCCTGCAGGCGTTTGGTCGTAAGATTGTCATTATGGTTTCGGTCAACAATATTTCCCTCAATACGCGCATCAGGGATCCCAGTCCATCGCTCAAGATCCTGATTAAACGTTAGAGAAAACTGGTCGATATAGGCAACATGAGAGTCATGGTTATATCCACCGCCACCATTCCAGGATATCTCATTTAAATAGCCGAGGTTATAGGTAAAACCATTTTCATTAAGAAAACTTCGAATACCTAAAATATCGCCCGTCAATGGTTCTGGTGGGGATTCAAAACCTAATATAGTTCCGTCCCACTCCTGCGCTACTATACTGGGAGATAATACTAT
This genomic interval from Salmonella enterica subsp. enterica serovar Choleraesuis contains the following:
- a CDS encoding beta-glucoside operon transcriptional antiterminator — translated: MKIAKILNNNVAVVIDDQGREQVVMGRGLAFNKRAGELLECGRIEKVFTQRGDGLIDHLGELISQLPLEVMAACDLIISLATERLGKLHDTLFITLADHCHFAIERQKQGLALKNVLLWEIKRLYPREFEVGQQARSIIANRLKVELAEDEAGFIALHLVTAQLNGDLSEVWHVTQVMQEIMQLVKAYLHMTYDEKSLSYQRFVIHLKFFAQRMLTRTVVEDDDISLHEAVQENYQQAWRCAEKISQHVHKKYQRELTVEEIMFLAIHIERVRKEGHSAR
- a CDS encoding porin, which encodes MKNNYCWNILCSALLIVLSPSIVAQEWDGTILGFESPPEPLTGDILGIRSFLNENGFTYNLGYLNEISWNGGGGYNHDSHVAYIDQFSLTFNQDLERWTGIPDARIEGNIVDRNHNDNLTTKRLQDPRVGINDIAQESWGGQSIVRLGWLTFARSFDERRLTWRIGMMNKVQLFDPIIPCDFQLLSQCGGKAANSLTWSNWNVHTWGTSLEYKLTPEVTLKGALMEQNPKAPSRNHAWSWSTGGSKGMLLPVEIEARPIINGLPGIYELGVLFNNAPQQDLYQGRSEGAGASDPKGYAHHNRTWFMYSGFNQQVYRDPKDPDRGMSTSFSVGIGDGRSDPIRSIFSASLRYRGLFDSRPRDWIGFGLTWIDMSRHYIRNQRYINKMNSVYDYDSPVYHPVPGHSLNGEFYYRFRPLKWLELQPGIQYWHHPGGIARTQDAWVTELKTVVTF